From Bombus huntii isolate Logan2020A chromosome 4, iyBomHunt1.1, whole genome shotgun sequence, one genomic window encodes:
- the LOC126865117 gene encoding COMM domain-containing protein 5-like gives MTTFQTQLLYALGNKIKVLPDLRKIFLRPLIQIAVKAINQEYIEEGILDRISQKYNIPEETVDEYYSVIFTILKIHLGTISQSIKPAEFKQILEELKLSSECIDDLSIVVYGQKRPELISGLIQKTKFYPHLIACKWRIDITISSSILNRVLEPHIIMEWTFSNGKRQIFELSLSKFHQLRHAIATILVDMRKVEKQCASKNILCS, from the exons atgacaaCCTTCCAAACTCAACTTTTGTATGCtttaggaaataaaataaaggttCTTCCggatttaagaaaaatatttcttcgtcCTTTAATACAAA TAGCCGTAAAAGCAATAAATCAAGAATACATAGAAGAAGGAATATTAGATAGAATAAGtcaaaaatacaatataccaGAAGAAACTGTGGATGAATATTATTCAGTCATCTTTACAATATTAAAGATTCATTTGGGCACAATATCGCAAAGTATTAAACCTGCAgaatttaaacaaatattagAAGAACTGAA ATTATCTTCAGAATGTATTGATGACCTATCTATAGTAGTATATGGTCAAAAGCGACCAGAATTAATATCAGGATTAATacagaaaacaaaattttatccACACCTAATAGCCTGCAAGTGGCGTATAGATATTACTATTTCTTCTAG CATATTAAATAGAGTCTTGGAACCACATATTATAATGGAATGGACATTTAGCAATGGAAAGCGTCAAATATTTGAGTTATCTTTGTCAAAGTTTCATCAATTAAGACATGCCATAGCAACCATACTTGTAGATATGCGAAAGGTTGAAAAACAATGTGCttcaaaaaatattctatgtaGCTGA
- the LOC126865113 gene encoding NADH dehydrogenase [ubiquinone] iron-sulfur protein 3, mitochondrial: MSSLLKNCWRLSQNLSITTPKCYPKFLPFMRTSTTETEKTELQPTMRKIRTDVEAIKDMGLYISACLPKYVQKVQINAGDELEILVCPQGIIPTLNFLKCHHNTQFTSLSDLTAVDVPSRKYRFEVVYNLLSLTFNSRIRVKTYTDELTPIQSAESVYNAANWYEREVWDMYGILFLGNSDLRRILTDYGFEGHPLRKDFPLSGFVEVRYDDEYKRVVCEPLELTQEFRKFELSTPWEQFPNFRPAEPEKSKEEDSSRDKK; encoded by the exons ATGTCATCGTTGTTAAAAAACTGTTGGAGGCTGTCACAAAATCTATCTATTACAACACCAAAAT GTTATCCAAAATTTCTTCCCTTCATGAGAACAAGTACCACGGAAACTGAAAAAACAGAATTACAAC CAACAATGCGTAAAATCAGAACAGATGTAGAAGCCATAAAGGATATGGGTTTATATATTAGTGCATGCTTACCAAAGTATGTGCAGAAGGTTCAAATAAATGCTGGCGATGAACTTGAAATATTAGTTTGTCCACAAGGAATTATTCCAACGCTAAACTTTTTGAAATGTCATCATAATACTCAGTTCACTTCATTATCAGATCTAACTGCAGTAGATGTTCCTTCTCGAAAATATAGATTTGAG GTTGTCTACAATCTTCTTTCTCTTACTTTTAATTCACGTATTAGGGTAAAAACATACACAGATGAATTGACACCTATACAGTCAGCAGAAAGTGTTTATAATGCTGCTAACTGGTACGAACGAGAAGTGTGGGACATGTATGGTATACTATTTTTGGGTAATTCAGATCTTCGTAGAATTCTCACAGATTATGGTTTTGAAGGACATCCATTAAGAAAAGATTTTCCTTTAAGCGGTTTTGTTGag GTACGCTATGATGATGAATACAAGAGAGTAGTATGCGAACCGCTAGAATTAACGCAAGAATTTCGCAAATTTGAATTATCCACTCCATGGGAACAATTCCCTAATTTTCGTCCTGCTGAACCTGAAAAAAGTAAGGAAGAAGATTCATCTAGAGATAAAAagtaa
- the LOC126865096 gene encoding monocarboxylate transporter 13 — MTMQRVQDQDNGINIKFGASKNKKGNYRLVSQHSENEKKSNFNGTNKQVKNVTTEEDLVPPDGGWGWLVLLASVMVNLLIPGTVKSFGVLFVEFLEVFDASPSAAAWIPALCYFLYSSLGPLSSVLSVKYSYRTVTLLGGTFAAAGMMLSYFANSVAFLCVSYGVLVGTGAGLSFPPTVYIVTSYFVRLRGLANGLCISGSALGSIFLPPILGILLREYGYRGAVLIMGAVTLNVWASALLYEPVERHMVPASSSSKSNDVDLEAASVTVASPEDEKQSNHVVSSSNENEKAAPMVPKSASSVALEYYKNTPVQGRTRKISMPTGREITGQMHSTPALHAVPERGGDSTRLSKRQKSPLQSPSMSSFNYISTPYHGSTLSAIHPERASTLTLNAISSTFTRKGTEETNKNEVKEKRNKFFDLSLLKDPIYLVILVSNSTNAVSYTNFVILLPAYAISLGFDKNMSSLLLSTVSILDLIGRIGGSALSDVSIMPKHWYFVGGLFISGISLALLPIATSYTILSVYCGVFGLASGIYVGITAVIMADMLGTEKLTSSYGISLFVNGIIQLVGPPICGVVFEQIGSYGPIFSILGIILVVGASLWGFVPFIRKRQKVAEKASPIEKL, encoded by the exons ATGACAATGCAACGAGTCCAAGATCAAGACAATGGTATCAACATCAAATTCGGTGCAAGCAAAAATAAGAAAGGAAACTATAGACTTGTATCGCAGCACTCTGAGAACGAGAAAAAAAGCAACTTCAATGGGACCAATAAACAAG ttAAAAATGTAACAACTGAAGAGGACCTAGTCCCACCAGATGGAGGATGGGGATGGCTTGTACTTTTAGCATCCGTTATGGTCAATCTACTTATTCCAGGAACAGTGAAATCCTTTGGTGttttatttgttgaatttcTTGAAGTTTTTGATGCATCACCTTCTGCAGCTGCTTGGATACCAGCTTTATGCTATTTTTTGTATAGTTCACTTG GACCCCTTTCCAGTGTACTATCAGTTAAATACTCCTATAGAACAGTGACTTTATTGGGAGGAACATTTGCTGCTGCAGGAATGATGCTAAGTTATTTTGCCAACTCTGTGGCCTTCTTGTGTGTCag TTATGGTGTTCTGGTAGGAACTGGAGCAGGGTTATCTTTTCCCCCAACTGTGTATATAGTAACTTCATACTTTGTACGGTTACGTGGACTTGCAAATGGACTCTGCATATCTGGTAGTGCATTAGGTTCAATATTTCTTCCACCCATCCTAGGAATTCTTCTACGAGAGTATGGTTACAG AGGTGCAGTATTAATAATGGGTGCTGTTACTTTGAATGTATGGGCGAGTGCTCTTTTGTACGAACCGGTGGAAAGGCACATGGTACCAGCATCGTCGTCGAGCAAATCGAACGACGTCGACTTGGAGGCCGCCTCGGTCACAGTAGCTAGTCCCGAAGATGAGAAGCAATCGAATCATGTTGTTTCTTCTTCGAACGAAAACGAAAAAGCCGCGCCAATGGTACCAAAGAGTGCGTCCAGTGTCGCTTTAGAGTATTACAAGAATACGCCAGTTCAAGGTCGAACGAGAAAAATTAGCATGCCCACGGGACGGGAGATAACAGGCCAGATGCACAGCACTCCGGCGTTGCACGCTGTTCCGGAACGGGGCGGAGATTCTACCAGGCTATCGAAACGTCAGAAATCGCCTTTACAGTCACCGAGCATGTcatcttttaattatatcagcACGCCGTATCATGGAAGCACGCTTTCCGCTATACATCCAGAAAGGGCGTCTACGTTGACCTTGAACGCGATATCGAGCACCTTCACGAGGAAGGGTACCGAAGAAACGAACAAGAACGAAgtaaaagagaagaggaacAAATTCTTTGACTTAAGTTTATTGAAGGATCCTATCTATCTGGTAATCTTGGTTTCCAATTCAAcgaacgctgtcagttatacGAATTTCGTCATCTTGTTACCAGCGTACGCTATATCGTTGGGTTTCGACaaaaatatgtcttccctTCTTCTTTCGACCGTCTCTATATTAGACCTGATAGGACGTATCGGAGGCTCAGCGCTATCCGATGTCTCGATCATGCCAAAGCATTGGTATTTCGTTGGCGGTTTGTTCATTTCTGGAATTTCGTTGGCTCTTCTCCCCATAGCCACAAGCTACACCATCCTGTCGGTTTATTGCGGTGTTTTCGGATTAGCTTCCGGTATTTACGTTGGTATCACCGCGGTTATAATGGCCGATATGTTAGGGACCGAGAAGTTAACTTCCTCCTATGGTATCTCGTTGTTCGTAAATGGAATCATACAGTTGGTTGGCCCTCCAATTTGCGGCGTTGTATTTGAACAAATCGGCAGTTACGGGCCGATCTTCAGCATCTTAGGAATTATTCTAGTGGTAGGCGCGTCGTTGTGGggttttgttccatttattaGGAAACGACAAAAAGTCGCAGAGAAAGCGAGTCCAATTGAAAAACTATAG